TCTCCTCAGGCTCCCGGGTACAAGCCTCGATCTCTACCCAGTAGCGCCTGCGGGTGAGCGGCCCCACACCGTCCTGCGGAGTGGAGGGGCGCAGGGGATGGCGCGGGCCTTTGAGGATCAGGGCGGCCGTCACGACAGGCAGCGCCCACAACAGGGAAAAGCGGGGGGACATGGAAGACCTCCAGGATGAATGTCAGATCGGCAGGGCAGGATCCAGGTGAGGGATGTTTATCCGGTGGCAGGAAGGGCTCAGGAAGTCCTGTGCAGGTGCGTTGAAGGCGTCGCCTCCCCAGGTTCAGCGGGCCCCTGTATCCAGTCGGGGGTGATTCGGGAGCGCCGCGGCACCGTGAACCGGTCTACGCGGTGAGTTCGCCGCCGGTGATGGCGTAGATGGCTCCGGTGGTATACGCGCTGTCGCCCGAGGCCAGCAACACGTAGGTGGCGGCGAGTTCGGCGGGCTGTCCGGGGCGGCCCAGCGGCGTGTTCTGGCCGAACTCGGGCGCAGAATCGGCGTCTCCCTGCACCACCAGGGGTGTCCAGATCGGTCCCGGCGCAACCGAGTTCACGCGGATGCCGTGTTCGGCGAGCATCTTGGCCAGCCCCTTCGTCATCGTGACAACCGCGCCCTTGGTGGAGGCGTAGGCCAGGATGTTCGGCGAGGGCTGGTACGCCTGCACCGACGACGTGTTGATGATGCTCGCTCCCGGCTTCAGGTGGGGCAACGCCGACTGGCACAGGTAGAAGATGGCAAAGACATTGGTGCGGTAATGCCGTTCCAGTTCCTGCGGCGTGACGTCTCCCAGGTCCTTGAAAGAGTTCTGGTACGCCACGTTGTTGACGAGCACGTCCAGCGCTCCAAATTCGGCCACCGTGCGCTCCACCAGCTTCTGGCAGTGCGCCGGATCACCGATGTCTCCGGCGATGGTCAGGGCCTGCCGCCCGGCCTCGCGCACCAGCCGCGCGGTATCCTCGGCGTCACGGTCCTCGCTGAGGTAGGAGATCACCACGTCGGCTCCCTCGCGGGCAAAGGCAATGGCCACCGCCTTGCCGATGCCGCTGTCGGCCCCGGTGATCAGGGCCACCTTGCCCTTCAGCTTGCCGCTGCCGTGGTAAGACGTCTCGCCGTGGTCGGCGGCAGGTTCCAGTCCGGCCTCGGTGCCGGGGTTGTCTTGGTGCTGCGGGGGAATGGCCGGTTCGGGCGTGCGCGGATCGTCATGGTGCGTCATGCCCGGTATTGTTGGCCGCCGCGGGGACAGAGAAGTTGAGAATTGGATCAAGGGGGAGGCATTCAAGAAGAGGTGAAGGGTCGATGCTGAGGGTTCCCCGGTTTTGCCTCTCTACCTCACCGCCACACATTGCCGACATTTCTCCGAATCAGAGCACAAGAAGCGGCTCAAGGTTATTTGCGACATCAGTTCCGGATGGCCCGGTCAGTTCACCTGCTTGACCTCATGGTATGGCGGTGTAATCCATGTGCCCGTCTCAGGCCACTGATTTTCCTGGGACGCCTCAAACCTCCTGCGGCGGAACAATTCGGTAGTCGATCGGTTTGAAGGTGCCGTTGTTGCTGCCTTCCGCCGAGCACGCGGTCAGGCCCACCACCAGATCCATCTCGGCGCGCAGTTCCAGCGACTGACCGGCCCGCGAGATCGGAGGACCGATCTTCACGCGGCCGTTCTCGCCCACCAGCACGTTCATAAAGATGTTGAGGGTGGTAGGGATCTGGTCGGGCTGGATGCCGTAGGGCGCGAGGGCCTGCACCAGGTTGCCGAAACAGCTGGGGTGTCCCTCGGCCGTGCCGGGTGGATACAGCAGTTCAAAGGTCTCGGTCGAACACGGCGTGAGCAGAAAGTCATGGCGGCCCACGTCGTCGCGCAGCAGGGTCAGCATCGGGCGGCTGCGGTTGGAGTACAGGATGTGCCCGGTGGTGAGGTAGATGGTTTCGTTGTAGTCGAAGGTCCGGCCGGAGGACAGCCACTCGCCGCTGTCGCTGTCCGCATAGGCCATCAGGTCGGCCACCTGCTCGCCGCGTGGGTCCGTCACGACGAGCACGTCACCCCGGCGCAGGCGAAAGGCGGTGCCGCTCTGGGGGGGAATCCGGTGGGTCTCGGCCTGGGAAACAGCTTCAGTCATGGGCATTCTCCTGATGAAAACGTCGAGCGGCGGACAGAAAGGGGCAGCGGTCAGCGTCCGCGTGTGCCTCTGGAATGCGCAGATTATCCGGTAGGGCGGGAAAGGGGGCCTGCCACTCGGGCTCCACCGCGCGGCCCGAGTACTGCCGGGCCTCGGACGCCTGCCCGTGGTCGGCCAGGTTGGGATTCAGACTGCCCTGCAACTTCATCTCGCGGCTCCGGATCGTGTCCTGGAAACGGGACCAGCGGCCGTCGCGCTTCAGCGCCTGGAACTGCCGGTGCGCGTTGAACACCAGCGTCGGGTAGGGAAAGGCCCGCGCGATGCGGCTGCTGCGCGGATGCCCGCCGATAACGAAAAAGGCCCGCCCCGCGAAGGAGAAGCCGAAGGTGGGGTCACGGGGATCGGCACTGACCTCGGAGTTGTAGGGCGAGGCGTCGGCGCGGTGCAATGCCCGAAGTTGCTCCCACAACCGCGCCTCAAAG
The DNA window shown above is from Deinococcus aerophilus and carries:
- a CDS encoding SDR family oxidoreductase, translated to MTHHDDPRTPEPAIPPQHQDNPGTEAGLEPAADHGETSYHGSGKLKGKVALITGADSGIGKAVAIAFAREGADVVISYLSEDRDAEDTARLVREAGRQALTIAGDIGDPAHCQKLVERTVAEFGALDVLVNNVAYQNSFKDLGDVTPQELERHYRTNVFAIFYLCQSALPHLKPGASIINTSSVQAYQPSPNILAYASTKGAVVTMTKGLAKMLAEHGIRVNSVAPGPIWTPLVVQGDADSAPEFGQNTPLGRPGQPAELAATYVLLASGDSAYTTGAIYAITGGELTA
- a CDS encoding DUF1989 domain-containing protein produces the protein MTEAVSQAETHRIPPQSGTAFRLRRGDVLVVTDPRGEQVADLMAYADSDSGEWLSSGRTFDYNETIYLTTGHILYSNRSRPMLTLLRDDVGRHDFLLTPCSTETFELLYPPGTAEGHPSCFGNLVQALAPYGIQPDQIPTTLNIFMNVLVGENGRVKIGPPISRAGQSLELRAEMDLVVGLTACSAEGSNNGTFKPIDYRIVPPQEV
- the gntA gene encoding guanitoxin biosynthesis heme-dependent pre-guanitoxin N-hydroxylase GntA; translated protein: MLNDNTSAGDSLSSYHLIESGELQGTAGGSFVRRAHRVFRDRILAPDFSCVAAKAAFNTDNYAFANYSELGSPETTAALARDLERFCRDQDRMDSDFTTMVAVFRGPRDMDETAFEARLWEQLRALHRADASPYNSEVSADPRDPTFGFSFAGRAFFVIGGHPRSSRIARAFPYPTLVFNAHRQFQALKRDGRWSRFQDTIRSREMKLQGSLNPNLADHGQASEARQYSGRAVEPEWQAPFPALPDNLRIPEAHADADRCPFLSAARRFHQENAHD